The Fimbriimonadaceae bacterium nucleotide sequence CCTAAGACGCCGTAACGCATTACCAATCCATGAAGGCGAACTCGTAGTTGCCGATTTTCACCGTGTCGTTCTCTTCGATACCCATGTCGCGCAGTTTCTGGACGACGCCGATCCGCTCTAGTTTGCGGTGGAGATACCGGACGGCCTCGCTGTTGCCGAGGTTCGTCATGGCGACGAGCCGCTCGATCCGTTTGCCCGTCACGATGTACTCGCCGTTCTCCACCAGCACGCCCCAGTCTCCGGGGGTGCGCTCGACCGCGACGGGACGAAGCACGACTTCGGGCTGCTCGCCCTCGCTCTCCTTCAGCAGGGCCAGCGCGCGAAAGAGCATCGGTTCGAGGCCTTGGTTCGTCGCCGCCGAGGCCAGGAATGTTTCGACTTCAATGCCTCTGAACGGCTCGGCCGCCGCTTCGACCATCTCGGGCGTTCCCAAGTCCGTCTTGTTCAAGACAAGCAGACGGGGGCGCTCGGCCAGTGCCGGGGAATACCGTTGCAGCTCGTGTTCCACCGTCTTATAGTTCGTGAAGGGGTCGGTCTCGTCGATGGGGAAGAGGTCGACGACGTGGATCAGCACCCTGGTGCGCTCGACGTGCTTCAGGAACTGGTGGCCTAGGCCGACGCCCTCGCTGGCGCCCTCGATGAGGCCGGGCATGTCTGCCATTACGAACGTCTCGTCGCCGACGCTGACCACGCCCAGGTTCGGGACGATGGTGGTGAAGGGGTAGGCGCCGATCTTCGGTTTGGCCGCAGAGCAGGCTGAGATCAGCGTGCTCTTGCCCGCATTGGGGAGTCCGACCAAGCCAACGTCCGCGAGGAGTTTCATCTCCAGCTTGACCTGGACGGCTTCGCCAGGGGCGCCCTTTTCGGCGAAGGTCGGTGCTTGGCGGACGCTGCTCGTATAGTGCAAGTTGCCCCGGCCCCCGCGCCCGCCCCGGGCGACCACGAACGACATGCCGTGCGCCACAAGGTCCACAAGGGGCTCTTCGTCGCCGACTTCCGTCACCTGGGTGCCGATCGGGACGCGCACCGTAATGGACTTTCCGTTCTTGCCCGCCTTGTTGTTGACCGCGTGCGTACCGTGGTCGGCGCGGTAGTGGTCCTTGAGCTTGAACTCGTACAGCGTGCGCATCCCACGCTCGGCCTTCAGGATGATGTCGCCGCCCTTGCCGCCATCGGCTCCGTTCGGCCCGCCGCGGGGGACGTGCTTCTCCCGGTGGAAGCTGGCGGCCCCGTTCCCGCCACGTCCGGATTCAAACGTGACGACCGCCTCGTCGATGAAGCCGCTCATTTCTCCTGCTTACCCGGTTCTTCCGGCAACATTCCGGGAATCACGTGGACGGTGATGCGGCGGGAGTCGAAATCGATGTCGCGGACGAACTCGTTGACGGCGGGGATCATGACCTCGCCGATCCGAAGGACGTCGTGGGCGGGGAAGGGCATCACCTCGTCCAGCGGCCCGATTTCAAGGCCTTCGGTGGTGACGACGGTCATCCCGACCAAGTCGCGCGCCAGGAACTCGTCTTCGTCAAGTTCGGGGCGGTCCTCCTCGGGCACGCCAAGATACTTCCACTTGAGGGCCTCGGCCGCCTCCATGTTGTCGACGCCTTCCAGCTTCATGCGGGCTTGGCCTTTGTGCCAGTTCAGAGAAAGGACTTTGCGCGGCTCGCCGTCGAGGAGCAAGGTCTCTCCCGGCTCGAACCGCTCGGTGAAGTCGGTGAGGACGTTGACGCGCAGGCCGCCCTTGACGCCGTGGGTGCCGACGATCTGGCCGACGGCTACGATCTCCGGCTCTGGACCGTCCGGTTTCACTCGGTGACGACTTTTACGACCGTCCGCTGCTTGGCTTTGGCCCCGGCGGCGCTCACCAGTTGGCGGATGCAGGTGATGACCCGGCCGTCCTTCCCGATCACGCGGCCGACGTCGTTCGGCGCGACGCTGACCAGGTAGATGGTGGCGCCCCGGTCGGCAGACTGCTGCACCGAGACCGAGTCCGGCTCAAGAACGGTGAGTTCGACGAGGCGCTGGACGAAATCGCTTAGGCTCATTCGGCGGGAGTTTCCTCAGCGGTCTCTTCGGCGGGGGCTTCCGCGGAGGGCTCGGGAGCGGCCTCGGCGGCGGGCTCCGGCGCGGCTTCGGCGACCGGCTCAGATTCAGGAGCGGCGGTCGGTTCCGGCGCTGCCTCGGCGGCTGGCTCATCGGCCGCCGCGACCGTGGCGGAAGTGGTCGGGGCCACGCGCTTGTCCAGGAACTTGTAGTCCTTCTTGGAGTCCGGCCGCTGCTGGAAGAACTCGTCGAGCACGCCCTGCTTCTTGAGCAGGTAGGCGACGGTCTCCGTCGGCTGGGCACCGGTCATGAGCCAGTGCAGGGCCCGCGGCCCCTTGATTTCGATCTGCTTGGGCTGGGTGATCGGGTTATAGGTGCCCAAGACCTCGATAAAACTCCCGTTTCTGCCCGCGGTGCTCTTGGCGACCACGATACGGTAGTAGGGCCTGTGTTTGTTGCCCATTCGGCGCAGACGAATCTTGACCATAGCTTCTGTGAGTGACGGACTATACCCGCCCCACGTGGGATTGAAATAGGCTAGGGCATACCTGCCCCAGACAATTGTGGCTCGCGGCCCCGGTTGGGCCGCCGGTCTGGTGTCGGCGGAATAGAAATCCCTCCCTGCCACTGGGGCGGGGAGGGTTTTGCAGTGAGGAAAAAGGCGCGTTCAGGCGCTCATCCCGACATAGATCCGCTCGTAAGAGCGGACGCTGATCGGGCCGCCACCGACCTTGCCCTCTTCCTGGAGGTACTGGGTGACACTCTTCTTCTGGTCCGTGTACATCGGCTGCTCCAGCAGCACCTGGGACTGGTAGAACTCTTTGTTCACCCGGCCCTGGGCCGCCTTCTCGGCGATGTCCTCGGATTTGCCTTCGTTGATCGCGCGCTGCTTTTCGATCTCGATTTCCCGTTCGATAACCTCTCGCGGCACGTCGTCTTTCTTCAGGAAGCTGGGGGCAAATGCCACGGTTTGCACCGCAACCTGGTAGCCCGCGTCCTTGATGTTGCTGGCCGTGCCTTCGAGCTCGACCATGGACGCCTGCTTCCGGTTGTGGTGGTTGTAGACGGCGATGGTGCCTTCGGTCCGGTGGAACGTCGCTTTCTTCAGGACGATGTTCTCGCGGATAACGGCGACAGCCTGCTCGATCGCGGCGGCGACAGGTTCGCCGTCGACCATCACCTGGGCCGGGTCGGACGTCTCGGCCTCGAGGAACGCATTCGCGACTTTGGCCACAAGCGCCTTGAAGGTGTCGTTTCCGGAGACGAAGTCGGTCTCGCACTCGATCACGACTCCGGCGGCCTTTTTGCCGTCGGCGCTCGTGACGTAGTGGGCGATGCCTTCGCTCGTCGTGCGGTCCGCGCGCTTGGCGGCGGCGGCCTTACCGGTCTCTCGGAGGATCTGCCGAGCTTGGTCGAAGTCGCCCCCCGCCTTCTCGAGCGCGTTCTTGCACTCCATCATGGGCGCGTCGGTCTCCTCGCGCAGTCGCTTTACGTCCTTGGGGTCAATGGCCATCTTTCAGCTTTCCTCGCCTTCCATTTTGGGCTCGGCGGGGGTTTCGGTCTGGGGCTCGGCGTTCGTTTCGGCAGGGGCCGCCTCGGCCTTCTCGGATTCATTGAGGCCATGGCCGGCTTCGGCGGCGGCAACGGGTTCCACCGTCTCCTCGGCCTCCGGCGAGCTTGTCGAGGGCTCGAATTTGGTCCCGGGGACCGGACTGGCGAAGGGCGAGGCCCTCTCGCCGTCGTGCGATTCGCCGAAGGCGCGGAGGAACTCCTCCTCGACCTCGCCGAAGGCGACCGGCGCGGTCTCTTCTTCCTGCACCGTCTCGCCTTCCGTCATCGTCCCCTCGGTCATCGCTTCGTCATAGGGCTTGACTTCAAGGACTGCGTCGCTGATCTTGCTCGTCACGAGCCGGATCGCGCGGATGGCGTCGTCGTTGCCGGGGATCACGTAATCGGCCTCGTCAGGGTCGCAGTTCGTGTCCACGATCGCGACGACGGGGATCTTAAGCCTCTGGGCTTCCTTGACCGCGATCGACTCCTTGTTCAGGTCGACCACGAACATCAGCTTCGGCATCTCGCTCATGTGGCGGATGCCCTCCAGGTAGCGGTTGAGCTTGTCCCGCTCTTCCTCCCTCTTCAGCTGCTCCTTCTTCGGGAGGCGGCCAAGGTAGCCTTCCTCCTTCATCCGGTCGAGCTCCTTGAGCCGGGTGATGCGCTGCTGGATCGTGTCCCAGTTGGTCAGCATGCCGCCGAGCCACCGCTCGGTGACCCAGTACTGGCCGCTGCGCTGGGCCGCTTCGCGGACAGCCGCCTGGGCCTGCTTCTTGGTGCCGACGAAGAGCACGGTACCGCCGTCGGAGACGACGCGCTGGACGTAATTGAGGGCGTCCTCAAAAAGCTTGATCGTCTGGTGCAGGTCGACGATGTAAATCCCATTGCGGGCACCGTAAATGTAACGCTTCATCTTCGGGTTCCACCTTCGGGTCTGGTGACCGAAGTGGACGCCCGCCTCCAGAAGCTCTTTCATGCTGAGCTGGGGCATATTCTTCTCTGGGTTTTTTCCGCCGGCCCAGGCAATCCCCGCCAACCCTTCCGTAGAAGACCCTTGATAGCGGTACCGGAACCGTGTGAATTGACCCGGTTTCCCGGGCGGAAGTGAGGATACCAGCCGAAAACGAGGGCGGGTCGGGCCCAAAAAACTTAGGCGCTCGGCCTAACCGTTCCCCCCTTGCTGAACCGAAACTTTATAGGGGCCCCTAAGGGTGCCTCGGGTTGCGTGCGTGAAGCAAGGGTCAAGGAGGTCAGGGATAGCGTCGCTCGCGGACCGGTCGTTCGTCTCGGACGTCCTGCGCTTCGGCGTCGTCGGCGCCCTCATGCTTGGCGCCCTCATCGGCTTTATCGTCCTCTTGCCGACCGTCCCTCTCCATACGAAGACCGTCGCCGTCCACGTGCTCATCGGGTTGGGCACGTGCGTCGTGCTCAGCGCTTTCTATTTCGCCCGGAGCAGGCTGCCGATCGGGGGAGCCTTGGAACCTCGGGGCTTCTCGACCGCGCTTCTCGCCGTCGGCGCCCTTGCGGGGGCGACGGTTGAGGCCGTTGGCGCGTTCGTGCCCTCCTTCGAAGAGCACGCCCTGAACGGTCGCCTTTTCTGCCACCTCCTGATTGCCCTGGGCGTGGTCTTCGTCCCCAGACGGCTTGATTCCGGGCTGGCCCAGTTCCGGGCTATCCTGGAAGCGCTCCTCGTCAGCGCGTCGGTGGTCGTCGTCGGGTGGTACTTCCTCATCGGCCCCGTCTGGTTGAACCCCCCGTTCACGGGGGTCGACCTGTCGCAGCTTCTTCGACTGCTGGCCTGCGACCTTGTCTTGACTTCGGTGGTGCTGGTCTATATCCAGCGGGGTGCGATCGATGCCCACCGGGCGCCGATGTGGGTCCTGGCGCAAGTCGCGTTCTTCCTCTTTGGGACCGACCTCGCCTACTTCTATTTCGTGACGGGAGGCAAGGTGCCGCCGGTCTCGCTCTTGGACGCAGGTTCGGGCGTAGGTTATGTGCTCACCGGCATGGCTGCCTTTGCCGTCCGGTTCGGACCCTCCCGGAATGCGGACGCGCCCTTCCGGCTTCCCTCGCTATGGCAAGCCTCATTGCCGTTCCTCTCCTTGCCGGTGGTGCTGGGCATCCTCGTCCGCTCGGTCGGGAGCGGCGACGACGTGCGGCTCTCGACCGGTGTGGTCATCGGGGCGGTCACGTGCTTCGCCTTGGTGCTGATCCGCCAGGTCGCCTCACTGCACGAGAGCCGCACGCTTTACGGGAACCTGGTCCGAGCCTTTGACCGGTTGGAAGACCAGACCAACGAGATCGAGGCCCAGAACGAGGAGCTGCGCGAACTTAACGACCAGCTGGACCAAACGACAAAGCGGCTGGCCGAGGCCAATGTGTTGCTCCAGCGGATGGCGACAACCGACCCGCTCACCGGACTCGCCAACCGGCGCTCGCTCCAGCTTGAGTTCAGGCAGGCGGTGGACGAATGCAGGCGGCTCCGGGTGCCGATCGCGGTCGCCATGATCGACGTCGACCACTTTAAGAAGTACAACGACGCCCACGGCCACGCCGCGGGCGACGAGGCGCTCAGGCTGGTCGCGGACGCCATTCGCGAAGCCGTCCGCGCGGCCGACATCCCGGCCCGCTATGGAGGGGAAGAGTTCTCGGTGGTCTTGCCAGGGGCAGACGAGGCGGACGCGGCAACGGTCTCCGAACGGATCCGGATCGCGGTGCGAGACCTTGACCCCCCGCTCCAGAAGATCACGGCCAGCATTGGCTATGCCGTCATCACTTCCGAATGGGACATGGACCCCTCGAAGCTCTTCGTCCTCGCGGACGAGGCCCTCTATCGAGCCAAGCGTGAAGGGCGCGACCGCGTGGTCTCCTGGAACGAACCCGAGCGTAAGGGAGCCAAAGTCGAGCCCGCTCCGCCGCCGACCCTTATCCCGGTCTCCAGCGGAATCCGTCAGGAGATCGCGATCGCGATCGAGGCGGCCGTCTCCTTGGACGAGAACCGCTCAGTCCGCGACCGTGACCGAAGGAGCCTTGAGGCCCTCCTAGCCACGCTCGAACTCCGCGACACGGAGACGGTGGGCCACGGCGAACGGGTGATGTGGACCACCCTGCTCCTGGCGACCGTGATGCACGACACGGGGCTCTTCGCCCTCGACGTGAACTGGGCCAGGAAGCTGGCCTTTGGCGCCTTGCTCCACGATATCGGCAAGATAGGCGTCACCGACGTGATCCTCCGCAAACCGAGCAGCCTCGACGAAGTCGAGACCGGCTTGATGCGGCGACACCCCATGCTCGGCGTGCGCCTGGTCGAACGGTTTGACAACCTGGCCGATGCGCTCGACATCGTCCGAAGCCACCACGAGCGGTGGGACGGGCGAGGCTATCCGGACGGGCTCTCGAAGGAGGACATTCCCTTGGCGGCCCGGATCTTCGCGGTCTGCGACGCTTACGACGCAATGGCGAGCGTGCGGGCCTACCAAGGGGCGCAGCCGTATGACCGGATCTGCGAGGAACTGCGTGACTCGTCCGCCATCCAGTTCGACCCTGAGGTCGTCGAGTGCTTCCTTCGCATCCCGAAGACAGACCTCGACCTCATTGCGGAGGGCAGCGTCCAATGGGTCTTGGACGCGGTGTGGCGGCGGGTTTCGCCAGATGCCGCGATTTCGGCTTAACGTTCTGGCTTTTCGACTAGAATAGACTGATGGGACGAGCCCTCGACACGCGCTCTGGCCCGTGGGCCGGATTTTGGATCCAAGGCACTGTGCGAGGCACGATGCGGCTCACGCTTCGGTTCAAAGGCGGCCTCATCGCGGGCGACGGCGAAGACCGAAGCGGATCGTTCGCCATGCGCGGCACCTACGATCCGGACGGGAAGGTCGAGATCGCCAAGCTCTATGACCTGGCGTCGATCGTGGGCAACTGGGCGTGCCCGAAGCTGGAATACATCGGCACCTGGGACGGCACCCTCATCTCCGGGCTCTGGGAGGACGCGAGCCAGCCCCTCAACTGCGGCGAGTTCGAGATTTGGCCTGAAGTCGAGGAGACCGCGATAGCCCACGTCCTTGAATCGGAAGCGAGCCTCGAGTCCCTCTCCGCCCGCTAGTGGTAGATGGAATAGGGGTCCCAACCGCCCAGCGCCACCCGCAGCGTCGCCATCTGGCCGACGTGGTAGGTGTCGTGCAAGACGAGGTACTCCTTGGCGTCCATCAAGACGTGCTCCTCGTCCGAGGCGGCCGCCTCAACGGCCTTGGCCCGGGTGGTCCGCCAGCAGTCCAGGCGTTCGGCCAGGGTCGAGCCCGTGGGCTCCAGCGAGCCCCATTCGTGCTTCCTGCCCTCCACGTGGGCGAGAAAGGCGACGTAGGCTTCAGCCAGGTGGTGGAGGGTCTCCATCGGCGAAAGGGCGCTCGGCACGGCTTTGGCGTCCTTCTGAGCTTCCTCCAGACCCTCAAATACCTTCTCGACCTGGTACCCCGTCTCCTCCAAGAGGTCCGTCATCAATTCGCGGGCAGTCACCCTGCGAGGATAGCGGATCGGTAACCTGACGAACACTCCGTCCCATGCTGGGAGCCGACCTGACCCCGGACATCGTCCTGGACGCCTACCTCGCGGGGATGTTCCCCATGGGCGAGGAAGACGAGGTGTTCTTCTGCACCCTGCCTCCCCGGGCGGTCGTGCCCCTGGACGGGTTCCGGGTCTCGAGGTCGCTGCGCAGGCGCATCCGCTCTGGGCGGTTCACGGTCACGTTCGACCAGGCCTTCGCCCAGGTCATGGAGGGCTGCGCCCGTCCGGAAGGCACCTGGATCACCCCGGACATCCACCGGGTCTATGGCGAGATCCACCGAATGGGGTGGGGGCACTCGGTCGAGGTTTGGGAAGGCGGGGAACTCGTCGGCGGTTGCTACGGACTCGCCCTCGGCGGGGCCTTCTGCGCGGAGTCCATGTTCCACCGCCGTAGCGACGCCTCCAAAGTCGCTCTCTGGGCGCTGGTGGAGTGGTGCCGGGGTCTGGGGTTCGTCCTCTTCGACGCCCAGCAAATGAGCCCGCACCTGAAGAGTCTCGGGGGCCAGGAAATCGGCCAATTCCGGTATTTACGCAGGTTCTATCAGGCTGCAAGGGTCTGCACCCCTTGGAGCCTGGACCTTCGCCGCCTGATCGCGGCGGAAACCCAGTGAAGACTCGGGGATGGCGGCCAAGTCGATCCCCGAAGATCACCTTGTGCCCACGGACTGGGCCAAGGGTCAGGGATGGCAAAACGTCAGTTGAAAGTGGTCAAGCTCATCGAGCCCGACCTGTGCATGGAATGCCGGTTCGCGCAGATGGCCTCTGTCGAGATGCGGGATGGGAGCGTGCAACGGATGATCCACTGCAAGCGCCTGGATTGCGACAACTGGGACTATGCGACCGCGGAAGCGGCGAAGGGCGTCAAGGTCGAAGACGACGCCGGCTGAGTGTCACAATACAAAAGTGGACCAGGCCGGCTCTCGGCGCGACTTCCTAAAAAAAGCGCTTGTGGCGGGCGTGGCCGGTGCCGGTGCTTACGCATTCCTGGTCGAACCCGGCTGGCTCGCGTTTGAGCGCCTGACGGTTCCCATCCAAGACCTCCCCAAACCCTTCGAGGGCTACCGCATCGCCGTCCTCTCGGACATCCACTATCCGATGCGGATCTCGGCGGAGTTCGTCCAGGCGGCTTGCCGCTTGGCGATGAGCTTCGACCCGCACCTGGTGCTGCTGCCCGGCGACTTTGTGCACGGCCATTCGCGACCGAAAACGATGCCTTCGTTCCGAGGGCTGCTCGACGACCTGAACCCCCCAGACGGGGTGCTCGCGACCCTGGGCAACCACGATATCGCGATCGGTGAGGAGGCGGTGCGCCGGGAGCTCGGCCGCACGACCCCCGCCCGCATCATCGATAACGCGCACGTCCTGATCGAACGCGGTGGGGAAGCGCTCTGCATCGCTGGCGTCGGCGACATGTGGTACGGAGTCGTGGACCCAGACCGTGCCCTTGCGGGGGTCGACCCGGGGATACCGCGGATCCTCATGTCCCACAACCCCGACTTTGCCCACGACATGCCCCCGGGCCACCGCGTCGACCTTCAGATTTCGGGGCACACCCATGGCGGCGAGGTTTGGTTCCCCTTCTTCGGGGACCGCGTGATCCCGAGCAAGTACGGGGACACGTTTCGGCAAGGACTTGTCCAGGGCAGGCGGAACTTGGTCTACGTCACCCGAGGGATCGGCAGCCCGCGTGGGGCCAGGTTCTTGGAGCGTCCCGAGGTCACGGCGATTACTCTTACGCAGGCAGGATAGAACTTTGCCGGCCAATGCTACGGGAGGATGAACGCTCCCCACTGTCCCCCGTCGGGGGTCAGAAGATAGAAGCTATAGATGACGTTGCGCTTCACTTCTACGGATGAGACTTGGTCGAAGAAGGCCCTCGCCTCGGATTCCGAACGGAAGTCTCCGCCCACTGCTCCTACGTCTCGCATAACCGCTTTCATAAACATTTCCTGAAGGCGTGGGCTCACTGAGCCGCGGATGTAGTTCTCAGCCTTGGAAAGGTCGGACATGTTCCGGTCGCTTATCGGTAGCAAACTGAAAAGCGCATCTCTTTCCTGGTCCGGCCTCCCAGCATAAGTGTCCCAGTAAAAGTGCGTGATAGAAGAATCTTTCCTATAGGTATCGGGCTGGCGTGTTGCGACTTGGAACCCGCCAGGCCGGTTCCCGTTGCCGCCGGTGTTGAACCAAATGCCAGTTAGGGCACTGCCATCCATGCTTGTGCGGCATCCCGGGCCAGTCGCACCTTAAGGGCTCGACGACTTGCTTTGTCCTTGACTTGTGGCTCAAGCTCGGGGAAGAGGCCCCAGTTGATGTTCATCGGCGCGAAGTCGCGCTCGGTCGTGTCCTGCAGGTGCGCCAGCAGCGAACCCAAAGCTGTGGCGCGGGGCGGAGGCTCAACTTCCTGTCCTTTTGCCCGGGCGGACGCGACCAGACCTGCCCAAATGCCCATCGCGGCGCTTTCTACGTAGCCCTCGACCCCGGTGAGCTGCCCCGTGACGAGGACCCCAGGGGTCTCGCGCAGCTCCAGCCAGGGAGTCAGGACGCGGGGCGCGTCAATGTAGGTGTTCCGGTGGATCACGCCATAGCGGACGAACTCGGCGTTTTCCAGCCCCGGCACCATCTGGAAGACGCGCTTTTGCTCCCCAAAGCGGAGGCGGTTTTGGCAGGCCACGAGCGAGTAAAGGGTCTTCTCGCGGTTCTCCGGCCGTAGCTGCAGCGCGGCGTACGGCCGTCGTCCTGTGCGCGGGTCGGTGAGACCGACCGGTTTGAAGTTGCCGAACGCAAGCGATCGCTCTCCTTTCTCCGCGATGACTTCGATGGGCATGCACCCCGCGAAGTACTTCACCTTCTCGATGAATGCCCCCTCTTGGTCTGCCGGTGAAGGTTCTTGCCCGGTAGGAGCGGTGCGGTTCCCTCCCGCCTCGAAGGCGTGCAGGGGCACCCGCTCGGCTGCCACGAGCGCCCGCACGAACGCGGTGTACTGGTCCTTGTCGAACGGGCAGTTGAGGTAGTCGTCGCCTTCGCCTTTGTCGTACCGGCTTTGCGCGAAGACGACGTCTCGGTCGAGCGTGGCCGCGTCCACGGTCGGGCTGACCGCGTCGTAGAAATGAAGGTGCCGCCGGCCGGTCCTCTCCGCCAACCACTGGGATACGTGGTCGGTCGAGAGCGGGCCCGTGGCCAAGACGAGGACTCCGCTTGGGGCGAGGGTTAGGGAGGGGGGCCGCCATTCCTCGCGCACGACCTCGATGAGAGGGTGTGCCTCGATCGCCTCGGTCACCGCTCGCGAGAACTTCTCGCGGTCGACGGCGAGGGCCTGCCCGCCAGGGACCGCATGCTCGGCGGCCTTGGTCAAGACGAGCGAGCCAAGGGCCGCCATCTCTGTCTTCAGCTGCCCGGCCGGGGAGTCCGGTGCCTTTGACTTCAGGCTGTTCGAGCAAACGAGCTCGGCGAACCACGGCGTGGTGTGTGCGGGCGTGGTCGCTTGCGGCCGCATTTCGTAAAGTCGGACCGCCACCCCGCGCTCGGCGCAGGCCCAGGCGGCTTCGACCCCTGCGAAGCCTGCCCCGACGATCGTTACCACGCCCCTATTGTGATCCCCTTCGCTCAGAGCATCTTTGCGACGACCGCGTCGCCCATCTCGCTCGTGCTCACCAGTCGCGTGTCCTTCTCGAAGATGTCGGCCGTTCGCAAGCCCTCGGCCAGCGCAGACTCGACCGCGGCCTCGATCCGGTCGGCCAAGGCGGCGTCCCCGAAGGAATAGCGGCACATCATCGCGGCGCTGAGGATCGCGGCCAGGGGGTTTGCGCGGCCCTGGCCGGCAATGTCCGGTGCGGAACCGTGGACGGGCTCATAGAGACCGAAGACGCGGTCTCCCTTCGGAGCGCCGAGGCTCGCGCTGGGCAGCAGCCCGAGCGAACCCGTGATCATCGAAGCCTCGTCCGAAAGAATGTCGCCGAACATGTTCTCTGTGAGGATCACGTCGAACTGGCCCGGGTCGCGGATGAGCTGCATCGAGCAGTTGTCAACGAGCATGTGGCTGACGCTGACGTCCGGGTTCTTCGCGGCGTACTCGTCCACCACTTCGCGCCAGAGGCGGCTGGTCTCAAGGACGTTGGCCTTGTCCACGCTCACGATCTGCCGCTTGCGCGCGCGGGCGATCTCGAACGCAGTCTGGGTGATGCGCTCGACCTCGTAGCGGTGGTAGACGCAGGTGTCCACCGCCTTCGTGTTGTCCTCCGAGCGGATGCGCGGCTCGCCGAAATAGATCCCGCCGGTGAGCTCGCGCACGACCACCAGGTCCATCATGCTGCGGCCTTCTTTCAGCGGCGACGCGTGGACGAGGGCCCTTAGGGTCTTTGCGGGCCGCAGGTTCGCGTAAAGGTTCAGCTCGCGGCGGAGGGGGAGGAGGGCGCCGATCTCCGGCCGCAGGGAAGGCGGGTCGATCTTGTCCCACTTGGGACCGCCCACCGCGCCCATGAGGGCCGCGTCCGAGGCTTTGCAGAGGTCGAGCGTGGCTTGGGGCAGGGGGTGACCGGTCTCGTCGTAGGCTGCGCCTCCGAGCAGCGCGTACTCGAACTCGTAATCCGCGTGTCCTGCCCGCAGGACCTTGACGGCTTCGTCGATGACTTCTGGGCCGATGCCGTCGCCCGGCAGCACCGCGACCTTGTGGGGCATAGGGCCGATTATGGCAGTGACGCGCGCGTCCCGGCTTCGCCCCGTGGTTCTCGGCCCGGACTGCCAGCCGGTAACATGCGGCGCGTTCGCCGAGTGAACCGATGCCGACTGCCTACCTCCTCGACCTCGACGGGACACTCATCGATTCCGAGCCCTACTATAAGCGGGTGGAAGTCGACGTGCTGCAAAAAATGGGCGTCCCCATGACCTTCGAGGAGATGGAAGGCTACACCGGGACTCCCCTGGTGGACTGGCTCGCTCGAGTCGAGGAGAAGCACCGCGTCGCCCTCTCTCCGGCCGCCTTCGTCGAGGCCTACGCGCCCTTGATGATCGACCACGTGCGGCACGATGTGACGCTCTTTCCCGATGCGGAGCGGCTGCTCGAGCGGATCGAGGGCCCTGCCGCGCTCGTCACATCGTCCATGGGTTGGTACGTGCGGGCGGTCCTGGAGCGCTTT carries:
- the aat gene encoding leucyl/phenylalanyl-tRNA--protein transferase: MLGADLTPDIVLDAYLAGMFPMGEEDEVFFCTLPPRAVVPLDGFRVSRSLRRRIRSGRFTVTFDQAFAQVMEGCARPEGTWITPDIHRVYGEIHRMGWGHSVEVWEGGELVGGCYGLALGGAFCAESMFHRRSDASKVALWALVEWCRGLGFVLFDAQQMSPHLKSLGGQEIGQFRYLRRFYQAARVCTPWSLDLRRLIAAETQ
- a CDS encoding metallophosphoesterase; the encoded protein is MDQAGSRRDFLKKALVAGVAGAGAYAFLVEPGWLAFERLTVPIQDLPKPFEGYRIAVLSDIHYPMRISAEFVQAACRLAMSFDPHLVLLPGDFVHGHSRPKTMPSFRGLLDDLNPPDGVLATLGNHDIAIGEEAVRRELGRTTPARIIDNAHVLIERGGEALCIAGVGDMWYGVVDPDRALAGVDPGIPRILMSHNPDFAHDMPPGHRVDLQISGHTHGGEVWFPFFGDRVIPSKYGDTFRQGLVQGRRNLVYVTRGIGSPRGARFLERPEVTAITLTQAG
- the trmFO gene encoding methylenetetrahydrofolate--tRNA-(uracil(54)-C(5))-methyltransferase (FADH(2)-oxidizing) TrmFO; translation: MVTIVGAGFAGVEAAWACAERGVAVRLYEMRPQATTPAHTTPWFAELVCSNSLKSKAPDSPAGQLKTEMAALGSLVLTKAAEHAVPGGQALAVDREKFSRAVTEAIEAHPLIEVVREEWRPPSLTLAPSGVLVLATGPLSTDHVSQWLAERTGRRHLHFYDAVSPTVDAATLDRDVVFAQSRYDKGEGDDYLNCPFDKDQYTAFVRALVAAERVPLHAFEAGGNRTAPTGQEPSPADQEGAFIEKVKYFAGCMPIEVIAEKGERSLAFGNFKPVGLTDPRTGRRPYAALQLRPENREKTLYSLVACQNRLRFGEQKRVFQMVPGLENAEFVRYGVIHRNTYIDAPRVLTPWLELRETPGVLVTGQLTGVEGYVESAAMGIWAGLVASARAKGQEVEPPPRATALGSLLAHLQDTTERDFAPMNINWGLFPELEPQVKDKASRRALKVRLARDAAQAWMAVP
- the leuB gene encoding 3-isopropylmalate dehydrogenase, translating into MPHKVAVLPGDGIGPEVIDEAVKVLRAGHADYEFEYALLGGAAYDETGHPLPQATLDLCKASDAALMGAVGGPKWDKIDPPSLRPEIGALLPLRRELNLYANLRPAKTLRALVHASPLKEGRSMMDLVVVRELTGGIYFGEPRIRSEDNTKAVDTCVYHRYEVERITQTAFEIARARKRQIVSVDKANVLETSRLWREVVDEYAAKNPDVSVSHMLVDNCSMQLIRDPGQFDVILTENMFGDILSDEASMITGSLGLLPSASLGAPKGDRVFGLYEPVHGSAPDIAGQGRANPLAAILSAAMMCRYSFGDAALADRIEAAVESALAEGLRTADIFEKDTRLVSTSEMGDAVVAKML
- a CDS encoding HAD family phosphatase codes for the protein MPTAYLLDLDGTLIDSEPYYKRVEVDVLQKMGVPMTFEEMEGYTGTPLVDWLARVEEKHRVALSPAAFVEAYAPLMIDHVRHDVTLFPDAERLLERIEGPAALVTSSMGWYVRAVLERFPLIGEKVEAVVTADDVSKGKPDPTPYAQAAELIGAWRSDCLAFEDSVNGVASAAGAGCRVIGVDRDGLGHLTGAHRVVRSLDECLTGSPASAN